A region of Theileria annulata chromosome 2, complete sequence, *** SEQUENCING IN PROGRESS *** DNA encodes the following proteins:
- a CDS encoding molecular chaperone, putative (DnaJ protein, putative;~chr2.C.cand.171 - DnaJ protein): protein MGKDYYSILGVKRGCNDAELKKAYRKLAMQWHPDKHQDPNSKLKAEEMFKNVSEAYDVLSDPEKRKIYDQFGEEGLKGTAPGPEHGGSHTYVCMFPLRAGASRHYLLIDTKPNTGVDPSELFRKIFGNDRSFMFGGGDEMGGFGDVFHVTSSSMKSTNYELELPLTLEELYTGTVKKMKVTRKRFNGNKQYKEEHTLKIDIKPGWKDGTKLTFTGEGDQQSPMATPGDLIFIIKTKKHMRFVRDGNNLIYKFTVPLVKALTGFNAVLTTLDNRRLTIRVTEVVSHKSRKVIAREGMPLSKNPNQRGDLILEFDVVFPETLTNEQKASISNIFN, encoded by the exons ATGGGAAAG GACTACTACTCTATTTTGGGAGTTAAAAGAGGCTGTAACGACGCCGAACTCAAGAAGGCTTATCGAAAACTTGCAATGCAATGGCATCCTGATAAACATCAAGATCCGaattctaaattaaaa gCTGAGGAgatgtttaaaaatgtgtCAGAGGCTTATGATGTGTTATCTGATCCCGAGAAGCGGAAGATTTATGACCAGTTTGGTGAAGAAGGTCTCAAGGGTACAGCTCCTGGACCTGAACATGGTGGATCCCACACTTATGTCTGTATGTTTCCCCTCAGAGCGGGCGCTTCCCGCCACTACCTACTCATAGATACTAAACCTA ATACTGGTGTTGATCCCAGTGAACTGTTTCGTAAGATATTTGGGAATGATCGTTCGTTTATGTTCGGCGGAGGTGATGAAATGGGAGGATTTGGTGATGTTTTTCACGTTACATCATCCTCGATGAAATCTACTAATTACGAACTCGAGCTACCATTAACATTAGAAGAGTTATATACTG GTACGGTAAAGAAAATGAAAGTCACACGTAAACGATTTAACGGtaataaacaatataaaGAAGAACATACCCTTAAAATCGATATTAAGCCG GGATGGAAAGATGGAACTAAGTTAACTTTTACTGGGGAAGGAGATCAACAATCTCCCATGGCAACACCTGGAGATCTCATATT tataataaaaacgAAGAAGCATATGAGATTTGTGCGTGATGGAAATAACTTGATTTACAAATTCACCGTTCCACTCGTTAAA GCGTTGACGGGATTTAACGCTGTGTTGACAACGTTGGATAATCGCAGGTTGACGATTCGTGTGACTGAAGTTGTTTCGCACAAGTCTCGCAAGGTCATTGCCCGTGAAGGAATGCCGCTCTCCAAGAACCCTAATCAACGCGGAGATCTCATCCTCGAGTTCGATGTCGTTTTCCCCGAAACCCTCACCAATGAACAAAAAGCATCCATCTCTAATATCTTCAATTAA
- a CDS encoding uncharacterized protein (all_bases.C.cand.436 - hypothetical protein;~2 probable transmembrane helices predicted for TA14220 by TMHMM2.0 at aa 62-84 and 149-168), translated as MAVPKNKRSKSKVKQRTNIIFFDQLCGNWRRRREWFYRRLAIEKFLPSTCEPKFSLNRPVLFPGFWSTYFLHIINTITIRLVIMRIFKGFVKVLPDFQTKHFNYRQFRYLGQAPQGKNIENFESAWEEGKKLFYRQSLSYNEFAKRVECLRLFLFWGLVTGLAFDIAFRPPKSRYWFTWNLRERFSKPKHTSLPPLQDDNMTDATREYNKICNF; from the exons ATGGCAGTGCCGAAGAATAAAAGGAGCAAGAGTAAAGTAAAGCAAAGaactaatataattttcttcGACCAACTTTGCGGTAACTGGAGAAGACGTAGAGAATG GTTTTATAGAAGATTAGCGATAGAGAAATTTCTTCCTAGTACTTGTGAGCCAAAATTTAGCTTAAACAGGCCCGTTTTATTTCCTGGATTCTGGTCAACGTATTTCTTACACATTATAAACACTATTACTATACGACTAGTTATA ATGAGGATTTTTAAAGGGTTTGTAAAGGTTTTACCTGATTTTCAAACCAAACACTTCAATTACAGACAATTTCGTTATCTTGGACAAGCTCCTCAAGGGaaaaatatagaaaat TTTGAATCAGCTTGGGAAGAGGGcaagaaattattttaccGGCAATCATTAAGCTACAACGAGTTTGCAAAACGCGTGGAGTGTTTGCGtttatttcttttttgGGGACTTGTTACTGGACTTGCGTTTGACATTGCCTTTCGGCCTCCGAAGAGTCGCTATTGGTTCACTTGGAACCTCCGTGAACGCTTCTCAAAGCCTAAACACACTTCTCTCCCTCCTCTTCAAGATGACAACATGACTGACGCCACTAGGGaatataacaaaatttgtaatttttaa
- a CDS encoding uncharacterized protein (chr2.C.cand.170 - hypothetical protein, conserved, pfb0590W, signal peptide): MRIRPLENLKEIILDLLDWYKYATLKQQHATMLFSGAFLGLIVGRTQHKRRMKSGEFSRDFELVAYKVEDEKRFEENWNRLALLAQKQPGYKYTKLYKACYPDRSPIHYFKLRLWRNKDDLENFRNLEQYKVLRKNLDESSSKVRFGSTKVIIDDTVRREIPYRNTLFY; encoded by the exons ATGAGGATTAGACCACTTGAGAATTTGAAGGAAATAATTTTGGATTTATTAGATTGGTATAAATATGCGACTTTGAAGCAACAGCACGCAACAATGCTCTTTAGTGGAGCATTCCTGGGCTTGATTGTCGGAAGGACTCAGCATAAGCGAAGAATGAAGTCCGGCGAGTTCAGCCGAGACTTTGAGCTTGTAGCTTACAAAGTTGAGGATGAAAAAAGGTTTGAAGAAAACTGGAACAGACTGGCCTTACTTGCTCAAAAACAACCTGGATACAAATATACCAAACTCTATAAAGCTTGTTATCCAGATAGATCACCGATACATTATTTCAAA TTAAGATTATGGCGTAATAAAGATGACTTGGAGAATTTTAGGAATCTGGAGCAGTACAAGGTCCTGAGAAAAAATTTGGATGAAAGTTCTAGTAAAGTACGGTTCGGGAGCACAAAAGTGATCATTGATGATACTGTAAGGAGAGAAATACCATACAGAAATACACtcttttattaa
- a CDS encoding leu/phe-trna protein transferase, putative (all_bases.cand.1381 - leu/phe-trna protein transferase): MKILNIMNNDRSLEKIKIEENLLNSWDSLGNLTLSDYFKRFDQFASVFEEYESDLEEFDLGVLDHFSAFEVVENDRLNRLKLFLKLCFDVKYSNNNRKICYKIDESPFFQVFREILLFFHQDNGKLNHQVVTCEDSSSVNNLDEEEQNTFFGKNLTEIRIKVSRGLMDSILLGSCEFPAKSITNQLKNDIKTLLTLKRIKELQIPLNTLQLLLPFNSLDSILYLYSLNIITDELCWTPSIDVEFVTLLMEFGFIPIGYRLVFPSFERVIILPKMHQFRCCLVPTDIKLPKKALKLKDQLLITFNKDFNQVMNGIVNKFGENWLYPPIQLLFSLIHFYTNSQPNDTENAINNNNTNSTSEVLNNNVKMENKEARSKLVSVEVWKGKELIAVVNGSVYTSLTGFHNMNNSGKFQLIALAAILHFNGFELWDLGMHLPYKTEMGAKCISRTLFIRDLNRYKFNARNLEIPKKYKNDVNSTQLIDDFTKLIF; encoded by the exons atgaaaatattaaatataatgaataatgaTAGATctttggaaaaaataaaaattgaaGAAAACTTACTAAATTCATGGGATTCCTTAGGAAATTTGACCCTTTCCGATTATTTCAAACGGTTTGACCAGTTTGCAAGTGTGTTTGAGGAGTATGAATCTGATCTTGAAGAGTTTGATTTAGGCGTTTTAGACCATTTTTCTGCCTTTGAAGTGGTTGAAAATGACCGTTTAAACAGGCTGAAGTTATTTCTAAAGCTATGCTTCgatgtaaaatattctaaCAATAATCGcaaaatttgttataaaattgaCGAATCTCCCTTTTTTCAGGTTTTTCGTGAAATTCTACTCTTCTTCCATCAAGATAATGGTAAACTTAATCATCAAGTTGTTACTTGTGAAGATTCCAGCTcagttaataatttggatgAAGAGGAAcaaaatacattttttgGTAAAAATCTTACCGAGATTAGGATAAAGGTTAGCAGGGGTTTGATGGATAGTATACTGCTTGGATCTTGTGAATTTCCAGCGAAATCAATCACTAATCAGCtgaaaaatgatattaaaacGCTTTTGACTTTGAAACGAATTAAAGAACTACAAATTCCCCTCAACACTCTACAACTTTTACTACCCTTCAATTCTCTCGATAGTATTCTCTATCTATACTCactcaatattattaccg ATGAGCTATGTTGGACGCCGAGTATCGATGTGGAATTTGTGACGTTGTTGATGGAGTTTGGGTTTATTCCAATTGGATACAGACTTGTGTTTCCATCATTTGAACGCGTAATAATACTGCCAAAGATGCACCAGTTCCGATGTTGTCTGGTTCCGACGGACATTAAACTACCCAAAAAGGCCCTTAAACTCAAGGATCAGCTCCTTATCACATTCAATAAAGACTTCAATCAA gTGATGAACGGTATAGTGAATAAGTTTGGTGAGAACTGGTTATACCCACCGATACAACTTCTTTTCTCCcttattcatttttataccAATTCTCAGCCTAATGACACAGAGAACGCtattaataacaataacACTAATAGCACTTCTGAAGtacttaataataatgttaaaatgGAGAATAAAGAAGCTAGGAGTAAATTAGTATCAGTTGAGGTTTGGAAAGGCAAAGAGCTAATCGCAG TTGTAAATGGATCAGTGTATACTAGTTTAACGGGGTTCCATAATATGAATAACAGCGGGAAATTTCAGTTAATAGCTCTAGCGGCAATATTACACTTTAATG GATTTGAGTTATGGGATTTGGGGATGCACTTGCCTTATAAGACTGAGATGGGCGCCAAGTGTATTTCACGAACTCTATTTATCCGAGACCTAAATCGCTATAAATTTAAC GCTAGGAATCTTGAGATTCCgaaaaaatacaaaaacGACGTAAACTCAACACAACTAATTGATGATTTcactaaattaattttttaa